A single region of the Brachypodium distachyon strain Bd21 chromosome 3, Brachypodium_distachyon_v3.0, whole genome shotgun sequence genome encodes:
- the LOC112272039 gene encoding pentatricopeptide repeat-containing protein At2g35130: MLRIEASLYYRFTGPRWRVCACGNTQQGTTTLHDAEVSSYGYGERKNRKHQGAYIDKEGVARTFDRKKISRKRGGAMRGRGWKYGSGFVDGVFPVLSPMAQDILEFVQKGTDVAKIWESLDNIPPTHNLWDDILNVAVQLRLNRQWDPIISVCEWIVYRSSFRPDIICYNLLIDAYGRKRQLNKAESIYAAVLEAQCVPTEDTYALLLRAYCNARSLHRAEGVISEMQEHGIPPSATVYNAYLDGLLKARCTVKAVEVYQRMKKERCRTNTETYTLMINVYGKSKQPMSAMKIFNEMQSIGCKANICTYTALVNAFAREGLCEKAEEVFEQMQQAGHEPDVYAYNALMEAYSRAGFPQGASEIFSLMQHMGCEPDRASYNILVDAYGRAGLHREAEATFESLKQQGMAPTMKSHMLLLSAHARSGNVGRCEQVMAQLHKSGLRPDTFALNAMLHAYARAGRLDDMERLLAAMDLAGSADVGSHNVAVNAYARAGYLGRMEAAFEGIRRRKGKKGGIDADVVSWTSRMGGYARKKEYGKCLEIFEEMVDAGCYPDAGTAKVLMAACSDERQVEQVAAIVRSMHKEAKTLFTVG; encoded by the exons AT GTTAAGGATAGAGGCCTCGTTGTATTATCGGTTCACAGGGCCAAGATGGAGAGTCTGTGCTTGCGGAAACACACAACAAGGAACTACCACCCTTCATGACGCAGAAGTGAGTTCCTATGGATACGGGGAAAGGAAGAACCGGAAACACCAGGGCGCCTACATTGACAAAGAGGGCGTTGCGAGGACCTTCGATCGGAAGAAAATATCACGGAAAAGGG GGGGTGCAATGAGAGGCCGTGGTTGGAAGTATGGCTCCGGGTTTGTGGATGGGGTCTTCCCTGTGCTCAGCCCAATGGCACAGGATATCCTAGAATTTGTTCAAAAAGGAACAGACGTTGCCAAAATCTGGGAATCACTGGACAACATTCCTCCCACGCACAATCTGTGGGATGACATTCTCAACGTCGCTGTCCAACTCCGCCTGAACCGACAATGGGATCCGATCATATCA GTCTGCGAGTGGATCGTCTACCGGAGTTCCTTCCGTCCCGACATAATCTGCTACAATCTGCTCATAGATGCATATGGTCGAAAGCGTCAGCTGAACAAGGCAGAATCAATTTATGCGGCTGTTCTGGAGGCCCAGTGCGTGCCAACAGAGGACACATATGCCCTCCTCTTGCGTGCCTACTGCAATGCCAGATCGCTGCACCGAGCAGAAGGCGTGATATCCGAGATGCAGGAGCATGGGATCCCTCCAA GTGCAACTGTATACAATGCGTACCTTGATGGCTTGCTGAAGGCAAGATGCACTGTAAAGGCGGTCGAGGTGTATCAGAGGATGAAGAAAGAGCGGTGCCGAACAAACACGGAGACATACACACTGATGATCAACGTGTATGGGAAG TCGAAGCAACCGATGTCGGCGATGAAAATCTTCAACGAGATGCAGTCGATCGGGTGCAAGGCCAACATCTGCACCTACACCGCCCTGGTGAACGCGTTCGCGAGGGAAGGGCTGTGCGAGAAGGCAGAGGAGGTGTTCGAGCAGATGCAGCAAGCCGGGCACGAGCCTGACGTCTACGCCTACAATGCCCTCATGGAGGCTTACAG CCGGGCAGGGTTTCCGCAAGGCGCTTCGGAGATCTTCTCCCTGATGCAGCACATGGGGTGCGAGCCTGACAGAGCCTCCTACAACATCCTGGTGGACGCCTATGGCAGAGCCGGCCTTCATCGAG AAGCAGAAGCAACGTTCGAGTCGCTGAAGCAGCAGGGGATGGCGCCGACGATGAAGTCCcacatgctgctgctgtcggCGCACGCCAGATCCGGGAACGTGGGCAGGTGCGAGCAGGTGATGGCGCAGCTGCACAAGTCGGGGCTCCGCCCGGACACCTTCGCCCTCAACGCCATGCTCCACGCCtacgcccgcgccggccgcctgGACGACATGGAGCGGCTCCTGGCCGCCATGGATCTGGCCGGGTCCGCCGACGTGGGCTCCCACAACGTGGCCGTCAACGCCTACGCGCGCGCGGGGTACCTGGGGCGGATGGAGGCGGCGTTCGAGGggatccggaggaggaaggggaagaagggggGAATCGATGCTGATGTGGTGTCGTGGACGTCCCGGATGGGCGGCTacgcgaggaagaaggagtaCGGGAAGTGCCTGGAGATCTTCGAGGAGATGGTGGATGCTGGGTGCTACCCGGACGCTGGCACGGCCAAGGTGCTCATGGCGGCGTGCTCTGATGAGAGGCAGGTGGAGCAGGTCGCCGCCATTGTTCGGTCCATGCATAAGGAAGCCAAGACCTTGTTCACTGTTGGATGA